One region of Natronobacterium texcoconense genomic DNA includes:
- a CDS encoding branched-chain amino acid transaminase, which translates to MGFDEMDVDTIWMDGEFVDWEDAQIHVLTHGLHYGSGIFEGARCYDTEEGPAIFRWEEHLERFYQSAKPYEMEIDHTAAELTEATLELIRRQDLASCYIRPIAFYGYESLGVSPGDCPTKTAIAAWPWGTYLGEDALENGIDVMVSSWRKHASSQIPTNAKTTGLYVNSMLAGEEARRNGYAEAIVLNKEGDVAEGPGENLFLVRDGELYTPGLSESILDGITRDTVITLAEDLGYTVHDNVSISRGELNTADELFFTGSAAEVTPIRKVDNVVIGDGSRGPVTEEIQSKFFEVVERRTDEYDEWFDYV; encoded by the coding sequence ATGGGATTCGACGAGATGGATGTCGACACGATCTGGATGGACGGTGAGTTCGTCGACTGGGAGGACGCACAGATCCACGTGCTCACCCACGGTCTCCACTACGGCAGCGGCATCTTCGAGGGTGCCCGCTGTTACGACACCGAGGAAGGCCCCGCGATCTTCCGCTGGGAAGAACACTTAGAGCGGTTCTACCAGTCCGCGAAACCGTACGAGATGGAGATCGATCACACGGCGGCGGAACTCACCGAGGCAACCCTCGAACTCATCCGGCGACAGGACCTCGCCTCCTGTTACATCCGTCCCATCGCCTTCTACGGATACGAGTCGCTCGGCGTCAGCCCGGGTGACTGCCCGACGAAAACCGCTATCGCCGCCTGGCCCTGGGGCACCTACCTCGGCGAAGACGCCCTCGAGAACGGCATCGACGTGATGGTCTCCTCGTGGCGGAAACACGCCTCGAGCCAGATCCCAACCAACGCCAAGACGACGGGACTGTACGTCAACAGCATGCTAGCGGGGGAGGAGGCCCGGCGCAACGGCTACGCGGAAGCGATCGTCCTCAACAAGGAAGGCGACGTCGCGGAAGGCCCCGGCGAGAACCTCTTCCTGGTGCGAGACGGCGAACTCTACACGCCCGGCCTCTCGGAGTCGATCCTCGACGGCATCACCCGCGACACCGTGATCACGCTCGCCGAGGATCTGGGTTACACCGTCCACGACAACGTCTCGATCTCTCGAGGTGAACTCAACACCGCCGACGAGCTGTTCTTCACCGGCTCTGCGGCCGAGGTGACGCCAATTCGGAAGGTCGACAACGTCGTCATCGGCGACGGCTCGCGCGGCCCGGTCACCGAAGAGATTCAGTCGAAGTTCTTCGAGGTCGTCGAACGGCGGACCGACGAGTACGACGAGTGGTTCGACTACGTCTGA